TCCCCCGGTCGCCGGGGCAATGGTGGTTCTCGTCAAGGTCAAACGCCGCATGGTACGGCCCCGCCTCTTTTCCCCTCTTCTCTTGCCGAACTTCCGCCCGCCGATTTGGCAGCGTACTCGGTCAAATCAAACTCCCTCCAGGAGGGGATTCCAACGGGCAGACAGGTTGACCACAACTGACCCGTTTGACACTCCCCGTCAAAAACCCCTTAAAAAACCTCTTCCCGTTGGGGGGTCCGGGGGCCTCAGGCCCCCGGCCGCCGGAGGCCTCTTCTCATCCAATCCTATTTCCCCCGCGCTTCGAATTTCGCCACGATGCGGTCCTGCCAGCGGGACAGGGTGTAGGAGACGGGCAGACTGACCACGGCGAGCAGGCACATGGCGGCAAAGGGGGGCAAGCTCTTGAGCAGGTTTGCGCCGTAGCCGAGGATGGGCTGGTGGAGCAGGTAGAAACTGTACGAGGTGGCAGCGGCCAGGGAGACGACGGGTTTGGCCCCGAGTCGGGCCATGGCCGGCCAGGAGAAGAGCGAACCGGCCAGTCCCAGGCAGACGATGGTGAGGAGAATATGGGCCAGGATGGCCGGCAGGTGGGCCTTGAAGACGATGGCCAGGGGCAGGGCGAGGTAGGTTGCGGCCAGGAAGCCGACCAGCCAGGAGGTCGGGATGCCGGTTTCGGGGTCGCCATCCCTGAGTGCGGCGGCGCGGGCTTTCCAGACCAGGGCAAAAGCCATGCCCAGGGCGAATTCGGGCAGCCGGTAGGGCAGATTGAAGTAGAGCATGTAGTCGAACAGGGCGGCGGTGGTGCTGACTTTGGCCAAAAGCGACAGGACGATCCACAGGCCCCAGCCGCTGGCGAGGCAGCCAATGGTGGTCCGGGCCGGGCCGTACTTGGTAAAAAGGCGCAGGAGCAGCGGGAAGGTCAGGTAGAACTGGGCCAGGAGTCCCATCCACCACAGGGCCGGTTCGAGGCAGAAAAAGCGCGCCGGATCGAAGGTTTGCACGAAAAAGAGCTTTTCGGCCACGCAGGCTCCCAGGGCGGCCAGGGGCATGGCCCCGGCGATCAGCGCCACGACGCTCCACAGGGCCAGGGAGAGGTAGTATTGCGGGGTGATGCGGCCGAAGCGGCGGCGGAAAAAGTCAAAGTAGGCCAGGGGCGGCTTGCCGCCGGGATTGGCGTGGGGCAAGGTGAGCACGAAGCCGGTGATGGCGTTAAAGACCACCACGCCGAGGTAGCCCTGGCTCATGATGTCGCCAAGAATGGGACCAAAGGGGTTTTGCGCGCCGCCGTCGGGCAGCACGGTCCAGAGATGGTAGAAAAAAATGCCGAACATGGCCAGGACCCGGATGCTCTCGATCTGGGTGACGCGGCGCTGCATGGGGATTCCTTTGGTCGGTTGTGGGTGGGGCTGGGCGCGGGCGGCATCAGATGCGCCTTTGGCCGCCGGAATGCTCTTGTTGTGGCGAAAAGCCGGACATATTGCAAGGTTCGGGAGGGAAATCGGTCATGCGGGTGACGTTTGTGGGCGTTGGCGAGGCATTTGACGAGTGTTTGCCCAATACGAGTCTGTTTGTGGCCGGCATGACCGGCGAGTCGCGGCGAACGGTGCTTTTGGACTGCGGCTTCACGGCGGCGGCCGCCTTTTTCGGTTGTCCCAGCCTGTCTGATGCCGACCGCCGCGACGGCCCGGACGCGGTCTGGCTTTCCCATTTTCATGGCGACCACTATTTCGGTCTGCCCTATCTGCTGGCCCGGATGCAGGAGCAGGGGCGGGCGCAGCCGCTTTGCATCCATGGCGGCGAGGGCGTGGCGAACCGGGTGTGGCAGGTTGTCGAGCTAGCCTATCCGAATCTGCGGGACAGGCTGGATTTCGAGGTGGTGTGTCTTGAGGCCCGACCGGATGCGCCGTTGGTGATTGCCGGATTTTCGGCCCGGGCGGCTGTGACCGGGCATGGTGCGCTCTGCCTGGGGCTGCGCTTGGAGACGCAGTTCGGGATTCTGTATTACGGCGGCGACGGCGCGCCGACGCCGGCCTGCCGGGAACTGGCCTCGGGCTGCGCCCTGGTGGTCCAGGAAGGGTATGGGATGTTGCCGGGCATGGCCGGGCATGGCTCGGTGGCTGAGGCGGTGGAGATGGCCGAGGCGGCCTGGGCCAACACCCTGGCCGTGGTCCATGTGCGTCGGGAGCTTCGCCGGGAGCGAGGGGCGGAGATCGCCCGGCAGTTGGCGGCGGCGTCGATCCGGGCCTTGCTCCCGGAGCCGGGCGAGGTGTTTGAGGCCTGATCTCAGCGCGAGGCGTTGCCCATGGCCGAGTCGCCAACCACCAGATAACTGCCGGGGAGCGACACCGGGCGTCGATCCGGGCGCA
This window of the Desulfovibrio sp. TomC genome carries:
- a CDS encoding acyltransferase family protein, translated to MQRRVTQIESIRVLAMFGIFFYHLWTVLPDGGAQNPFGPILGDIMSQGYLGVVVFNAITGFVLTLPHANPGGKPPLAYFDFFRRRFGRITPQYYLSLALWSVVALIAGAMPLAALGACVAEKLFFVQTFDPARFFCLEPALWWMGLLAQFYLTFPLLLRLFTKYGPARTTIGCLASGWGLWIVLSLLAKVSTTAALFDYMLYFNLPYRLPEFALGMAFALVWKARAAALRDGDPETGIPTSWLVGFLAATYLALPLAIVFKAHLPAILAHILLTIVCLGLAGSLFSWPAMARLGAKPVVSLAAATSYSFYLLHQPILGYGANLLKSLPPFAAMCLLAVVSLPVSYTLSRWQDRIVAKFEARGK
- a CDS encoding MBL fold metallo-hydrolase, producing the protein MRVTFVGVGEAFDECLPNTSLFVAGMTGESRRTVLLDCGFTAAAAFFGCPSLSDADRRDGPDAVWLSHFHGDHYFGLPYLLARMQEQGRAQPLCIHGGEGVANRVWQVVELAYPNLRDRLDFEVVCLEARPDAPLVIAGFSARAAVTGHGALCLGLRLETQFGILYYGGDGAPTPACRELASGCALVVQEGYGMLPGMAGHGSVAEAVEMAEAAWANTLAVVHVRRELRRERGAEIARQLAAASIRALLPEPGEVFEA